The following is a genomic window from Niabella soli DSM 19437.
CGGTTTTTTGTGCGAATAAGCAATAGGTACAAAGGAGCAATGTGCTGCAGGTAATAAATTTTCTCATTTTAAAAAGGTAATTACTCTTTAAAGATCAGGAGCAAAACAAATATACCGATACAACTTAAAATGCAGCATACCCAATTTAAAATATTGAATGTAAAATACTGAATACACGTTCGCCCCTTTCCGCGCCGCGCCCTCTACGCATTTGTTACCCCTGGCTGCGCCAGGGGCTATGCGCATTACGCCCTTCGGGCATTCTCAGGATGAATACGGTACGGTCGATTCGTGACGACCTGAATGCTGAGGATGTATCAAATTATTTTAATGATTTTCAAGAAATCTGCCCACACGACAGGATATTATGGAAATCTTCTGAAAACCGTATAACGCAGGATAATTTCCAGGAATAAAAGCGCCAGTACCGCCAGCACCAGGGGAAGGAACATCTCCTCCGTTTTTTTGTATTGTATTACCTCCACCTTGGTTTTTTCCAGTTTATCGATCTGGCTGTAAATAGCCTGTAAAGAGTTTCTGTCTACCGCATGATAATAGCGGCCGCCGGTTTCATTGGCGATCTTTTTTAACAGATCTTCGTCAAGAAAATTGCGCACACCGTCTGCCATCTGGTCTTCCGTAAATTCACTTACCCCCAACCCAATGCAATACACCCGTACATTATTAGCCTTTGCAATTTCGAGCGCCGTTTGAGGATCGATAATGCGTGTGGGTGGCGCATCTTCCTTTCCGTCTGTTAATAAAATGATCACTTTGGTTTTGCTGGTTCCCTTCCGGATCCGGCTTACTGCCGTTGCCAGGCCTTCCCCTATCAATGTGCCCGGTTCAATGTAGCCCCCGTCCATCACCTTAAGGTCCTGCAATTGTTCTAAAAGTGTACGCTTATCAAATGTAAGCGGCACTTTAGTAAAGGCCTCGCCTGAAAAGATCACCAGCCCGATCCGGTCCGTGGGCCTTTTCTTTACAAAATCAATTGCTACTTCCTTTGCCACCGTAAACCTGCGGGGTTTGATGTCCTGCGTCAGCATACTTCCGCTAACGTCCATAGTCAGCATAATATCGATCCCCTGTCCTTCGCTCCTGGATAGTTGTTGCTGATGCTGCGGACGTGCCAACGCCGTTATTAAAAGCGCAATTGCCAGCATGCGTAAAATAAACGGAAGATGGCGAAACCGGGTTTTAAACGTAGATGGTATCTTGTAATTAATATTCGAAGCCAATATCGCGCCCTTTCCTGTTTTATCCTTTTTAAGATATTGCCAGATGAGGAAAGGGATGATTGCCATGAAAATAAAATTTTCCGGCCACACAAATACTATATTTTCAAACCAATCGTATATCATTGTTTCACGGTGCCGGGCGCATTTTCTTTTACAACAGGCGCCGGTTGTATTTTTTGTGATTGCTGTTTTATTCCCTCTTCGATATGATCAACGGCCTGGTCAACTATTTTATATGCCCCGTTGGTTTCTACAGTAGCAGGTACATATTGCGCAAATTTTACCAGGTCGCACAAGGACAGCACTCCGGCAACTTTTGTATAAAGCTCCGCATCCCTGAAAAACGGCTTTACTTTACCAACCAGGCTACCGGAAGTTTGTTGTAACGAATTAACATTTGCCCGCTCAGACAGGTAGTTTCTGAATATTTCAACCAGCTTTGCATAAAACCGGTTTTC
Proteins encoded in this region:
- a CDS encoding vWA domain-containing protein yields the protein MAIIPFLIWQYLKKDKTGKGAILASNINYKIPSTFKTRFRHLPFILRMLAIALLITALARPQHQQQLSRSEGQGIDIMLTMDVSGSMLTQDIKPRRFTVAKEVAIDFVKKRPTDRIGLVIFSGEAFTKVPLTFDKRTLLEQLQDLKVMDGGYIEPGTLIGEGLATAVSRIRKGTSKTKVIILLTDGKEDAPPTRIIDPQTALEIAKANNVRVYCIGLGVSEFTEDQMADGVRNFLDEDLLKKIANETGGRYYHAVDRNSLQAIYSQIDKLEKTKVEVIQYKKTEEMFLPLVLAVLALLFLEIILRYTVFRRFP